A window of Polynucleobacter sp. KF022 genomic DNA:
TTGCAGTAGTGCCTGTGCCCATAGCAGCATGAGCACTAGACATAAAGGAAAGATCAAAACCAATTGCTAGTCCTGTGGCAATAGCACTAGAACCGATAACAAAGTGGCGACGGGAAGTATTTGTATTTGTAGTCATATGTTTCCCCTTAAGCCTTGCTTACAGCATGAATCGCTGCACGCACTTCTTGGAAGGTGCCGCAACGACAGATATTAGTAATGGCCGCATCGATTTGCGCATCTGTAGGCTTTGGCGTGTTACGCAACAAAGCTGTAGTTGCCATCACCATGCCAGATTGACAGTAACCGCACTGAGGAACTTGGTTATCAACCCAAGCTTTTTGTACTTTAGACAACTGACCATTCTTTTCTAAACTTTCAATGGTCTCAATTTTTTTACCCTCTACAGCTGAGACGGGTATTGCGCAACTGCGAACAGCCTGACCATCGAAGAGAACTGTACAAGCACCACACGCACCAATACCGCAACCATACTTAGTGCCGGTTAATCCAACTTGTTCGCGGATTACCCAAAGTAAAGGGGTGTCTGGATCTACATCCAGCTTGTACTTTTTGCCATTCACATTTAGTTCGGCCATGCGTGCTCTCCTGTTAAGTCTTTTATCGTTCTTAGGGCATTAGAAATACCCCTGTTTTTTGTACGTTCATCTTAACCAAGAATTGATTTATTGCTTTGCAACATAAATTATTGCGCAGTAAGATCAAGACATGATCTCTGGCCTCGTACAAATCCTGCTCTTTCAAAGTCTTGGAGAGCTTGTCTCTAAGTTTTTACTGCCGACGTTACCTGGGCCAGTCATCGGCTTAGTTCTTCTGGTTCTATGGCTTGTTTTACGCAAAGGAATCAATTCCGACCTGGCAATGGTTGCCGATGCCTTCAGTCAATACCTTGGCCTACTTTTTGTACCGGCAGCCGTTGGTGTAGTTCTGTTTCTCCCCCAACTGCAAGCCAATGCATTGGCCATCATTAGCGCCCTCATTGGCAGCGTCATACTCACCATCGCCTCTAGTGCTTTTGTTGCACGCTTTCTAAGCAAGAAAGAATCCCATGAGTGAGAAGCACTCTATTGTTGAGATTTGGGTCTACCTATCTGGTAGCCCACTCTTTGCCCTATTTATTACCTTGGCCGCTTACCAAATTGGACTAACTATTTATAAGGCAACCCATCAGAATCCTCTAGCCAATCCAGTGGCCATTGCCATTCTGATTGTGGCGAGCATGATTCAATTTATTGAGATGCCCTACTCAACCTATTTTGAGGGTGCGCAGTTTATTCACTTCTTGCTGGGTTCGGCGACCGTCTCTTTGGCGATACCAATTTATCGAGGGCTCAGCAGCCTTAAAGGAAGATCCGCTCCTCTGATTGCATCGCTGTGTACTGGCGGCCTAGTGTCGATCGTTAGCGCAGTGGGCATTGCTACTTTGCTTGGGGCAGACTCCAGCATTACTGGGGCAATGTACCCCAAGTCAGTTACAGCGCCAATTGCGATGGGTATAGCAGAGCGTATTGGTGTCTCACCTACCCTTACTGCTATTTTTGCAGTGAGCACCGGAATCCTAGGGGCAATCTTGGCACCTTTTGTTCTCAATGCATTAGGAATGAAGGCTTGGTGGCAAAGAGGATTTGCGATTGGCATTGGAGCACACGGCATTGGAACCTCCCGCGCCTTTAGTATTCACCCTGAAGCAGGAACCTATGCCAGCCTTGCCATGGGAATGAACGGCGTAGTGAGCGCCGTTGCAATCCCTGTGATTTATCACTTATTTAATAAGTGATGGTTTGCTTGATCAGATTAATTAATCTGCATAGCAACATCAATCGCTTCGCCTAGAACGCTGCAGAGAAATTGCACTTCCTCTGGAGTCGAAATGAACGGAGGGCCTACAGCAATCGCATCGCCGGCCACACGAACTAATGCGCCCTTTTCGATACAAGCCTCTAGGACTTTCATGGAACGTAGGCCTGGCTTGCCTGGTACGGGATCCAACTCCACAGCACCTGACAAACCAAAATTACGAATATCCAAAATTCCGGACTTACCTTTTAGTGCATGCAACCCATCTTCTAATACAGGCTCCAGCGAACGCGCACGATTAACCAAATCATCGGATTCAAAAATATCTAGCACTGCGTGACCAGCTGCTGCAGGTATTGGATGACCTGAATAGGTATAGCCATGGAAGAATTCAATTGACTGCTCTTGACCACCATTAGTGATGATGCTTTCGTAAATATCACTACGGACAATGACACCGCCCATTGGAATGACGCCGTTTGTAATTCCCTTAGCAAAGGTAATCATGTCTGGCGTTACACCAAAACGATCGGCGCCAAAGTTGGCGCCTAGGCGGCCAAAACCAGTAATCACCTCATCAAAGATCAATAAGATGCCGTGCTTAGTACAGATCTCACGAATCTTTTGAAGATAGCCGTCCGGTGGAACAATGACCCCTGTAGAACCTTGCACGGGCTCCATAATCACTGCGGCAATCGTATTGGCATCATGCAATGTGACAATTTTTTCAAGCTCTTCAGCCAAATGTGCGCCCCACTTTGGCTGCCCTTTTGAAAAAGCCATTTGCGAGAGATTGAGCGTATGTGGCAAGTGATCGACACCTGGCATCATCATGCTGGCAAACATTTTGCGATTGGCAACCATACCACCTACAGAGA
This region includes:
- a CDS encoding (2Fe-2S)-binding protein yields the protein MAELNVNGKKYKLDVDPDTPLLWVIREQVGLTGTKYGCGIGACGACTVLFDGQAVRSCAIPVSAVEGKKIETIESLEKNGQLSKVQKAWVDNQVPQCGYCQSGMVMATTALLRNTPKPTDAQIDAAITNICRCGTFQEVRAAIHAVSKA
- a CDS encoding CidA/LrgA family protein, with product MISGLVQILLFQSLGELVSKFLLPTLPGPVIGLVLLVLWLVLRKGINSDLAMVADAFSQYLGLLFVPAAVGVVLFLPQLQANALAIISALIGSVILTIASSAFVARFLSKKESHE
- a CDS encoding LrgB family protein; the encoded protein is MSEKHSIVEIWVYLSGSPLFALFITLAAYQIGLTIYKATHQNPLANPVAIAILIVASMIQFIEMPYSTYFEGAQFIHFLLGSATVSLAIPIYRGLSSLKGRSAPLIASLCTGGLVSIVSAVGIATLLGADSSITGAMYPKSVTAPIAMGIAERIGVSPTLTAIFAVSTGILGAILAPFVLNALGMKAWWQRGFAIGIGAHGIGTSRAFSIHPEAGTYASLAMGMNGVVSAVAIPVIYHLFNK
- a CDS encoding aspartate aminotransferase family protein, translating into MDTSVKQVDMSAYWLPFTPNRYFQHHPKIMQSAKGAYYYDDHGRKLFDGLSGLWCSPLGHADPRIGAAIQKQFETMDYCPAFQMASETAFNLAARIAKMAPAGLDKVFFTNSGSEAVDTALKIAIGYHRVMGNASRTRLIGRDRAYHGVGIAGISVGGMVANRKMFASMMMPGVDHLPHTLNLSQMAFSKGQPKWGAHLAEELEKIVTLHDANTIAAVIMEPVQGSTGVIVPPDGYLQKIREICTKHGILLIFDEVITGFGRLGANFGADRFGVTPDMITFAKGITNGVIPMGGVIVRSDIYESIITNGGQEQSIEFFHGYTYSGHPIPAAAGHAVLDIFESDDLVNRARSLEPVLEDGLHALKGKSGILDIRNFGLSGAVELDPVPGKPGLRSMKVLEACIEKGALVRVAGDAIAVGPPFISTPEEVQFLCSVLGEAIDVAMQIN